From the Cucurbita pepo subsp. pepo cultivar mu-cu-16 chromosome LG05, ASM280686v2, whole genome shotgun sequence genome, one window contains:
- the LOC111796197 gene encoding putative axial regulator YABBY 2 isoform X2 — MFTLVTVRCGHCTNLLSVNMGASLQVLPPQEGHKQPQLTSPEDSSKDRGSSSSKCSKIGSLESAERDQHRIPPIRPPEKRQRIPSAYNRFIKAEIQRIKANNPDISHREAFSTAAKNWAHLPHIHLGQKLDGNNKQSN; from the exons ATGTTCACACTCGTAACTGTGAGATGTGGCCATTGCACAAATCTACTCTCCGTAAACATGGGAGCTTCCCTCCAAGTACTTCCTCCTCAAGAG GGTCATAAGCAGCCGCAACTAACGAGCCCGGAGGATTCAAGCAAGGACAGAGGCTCATCATCTTCAAAATGCAGCAAAATTGGGTCACTTGAATCTGCTGAACGTGACCAACATAGAATCCCTCCAATTCGCC CACCGGAGAAAAGACAGCGAATTCCTTCTGCATACAACAGGTTCATCAA AGCGGAAATTCAAAGGATTAAGGCTAACAATCCTGACATAAGCCACAGAGAAGCCTTTAGCACAGCAGCTAAAAAT TGGGCACATTTACCTCACATCCACTTAGGGCAGAAGCTGGATGGAAATAATAAGCAAAGTAATTAA
- the LOC111796197 gene encoding putative axial regulator YABBY 2 isoform X1 codes for MSLDMMASERVCYVHCNFCNTILAVSVPCNSMFTLVTVRCGHCTNLLSVNMGASLQVLPPQEGHKQPQLTSPEDSSKDRGSSSSKCSKIGSLESAERDQHRIPPIRPPEKRQRIPSAYNRFIKAEIQRIKANNPDISHREAFSTAAKNWAHLPHIHLGQKLDGNNKQSN; via the exons ATGTCACTGGACATGATGGCATCAGAACGTGTTTGTTATGTTCACTGCAACTTCTGCAACACCATTTTAGCG GTAAGTGTTCCATGCAACAGCATGTTCACACTCGTAACTGTGAGATGTGGCCATTGCACAAATCTACTCTCCGTAAACATGGGAGCTTCCCTCCAAGTACTTCCTCCTCAAGAG GGTCATAAGCAGCCGCAACTAACGAGCCCGGAGGATTCAAGCAAGGACAGAGGCTCATCATCTTCAAAATGCAGCAAAATTGGGTCACTTGAATCTGCTGAACGTGACCAACATAGAATCCCTCCAATTCGCC CACCGGAGAAAAGACAGCGAATTCCTTCTGCATACAACAGGTTCATCAA AGCGGAAATTCAAAGGATTAAGGCTAACAATCCTGACATAAGCCACAGAGAAGCCTTTAGCACAGCAGCTAAAAAT TGGGCACATTTACCTCACATCCACTTAGGGCAGAAGCTGGATGGAAATAATAAGCAAAGTAATTAA